In Streptomyces sp. NBC_00414, a single window of DNA contains:
- a CDS encoding leucine-rich repeat domain-containing protein, with protein sequence MTSSTVGNDTAAASASRLDELRALLATGKPVRMRKAIGELVLIRDDGTALALAAESQSAAEPSSETLLRLWPQVADPDGFCAALLAPALVRENRTSIRLRRMTSLTGLRHLTMLSGLHIHRCKEVTDLTEAGALTGLTDLDLNGCAGVEDLTPISGLTGLTRLNLHRCRAVRDTAPLLPLGKLRELDLSMTGVRSAEGFTEAFPALETLSLHGCRSFKDASQLSGLTRLTHLDLGWTGVRDLTGLRDVPAVTRLDLRSCGRLRDLTGIDAMPGLTELILRDCPGLETLRGLGAHPLLQELEIRNCSRLADLSGMSALARPEKLTVEGCEQLTSLHGIDTLGSLESVQLADCPALRDFSALTRLPSLRELVLRGLGQLRDLTPFAAVPGLLSLHVDRCDGLVTLEGLERQDHLAVLDVSHCRSLRRPGPPGDLPALSKVRIQHSPSLTGLDGFGELPALRHLFVSYCPVFVDPGGLAGAPVDELWFRNMPNLGSLHALEGCPGLRKLMLEHCPRVEDVPAGPVTELHISHEMDWRDLSRLAGHENLRVLYVTMDELKDLSALRSLPDLVGVELDGCHSLADDDLRPLLDMPSLEKIGLPLQVLRAVWGGEPSPVYDELAERDVDVWRPDPELARKIRELRAQRVSAH encoded by the coding sequence ATGACTTCAAGCACTGTCGGCAACGACACCGCTGCCGCCTCTGCCTCCCGACTGGACGAACTGCGCGCGTTGTTGGCGACGGGCAAGCCGGTCAGGATGCGCAAGGCCATCGGGGAACTCGTCCTGATCCGGGACGACGGAACAGCGCTCGCCCTGGCCGCCGAGTCGCAGAGCGCGGCCGAGCCCTCCTCGGAGACGCTGCTACGGCTGTGGCCCCAGGTGGCCGACCCGGACGGGTTCTGCGCCGCTCTGCTCGCCCCCGCCCTCGTGCGCGAGAACCGGACCTCGATACGGCTGCGCCGGATGACCTCACTGACCGGCCTGCGCCATCTCACCATGCTGAGCGGTCTGCACATCCACCGCTGCAAGGAGGTCACGGACCTCACCGAGGCGGGTGCGCTCACCGGCCTCACCGACCTCGATCTCAACGGCTGCGCGGGAGTCGAGGACCTGACCCCGATCAGCGGCCTCACCGGCTTGACCCGGCTCAACCTGCACCGCTGCCGGGCGGTGCGGGACACCGCGCCGCTGCTGCCCCTGGGGAAACTGCGGGAGCTGGACCTCAGCATGACCGGGGTGCGGTCCGCCGAGGGTTTCACCGAGGCGTTCCCCGCGCTGGAGACGCTGTCGCTGCACGGCTGCCGCTCCTTCAAGGACGCCTCCCAGCTGTCCGGGCTGACCCGGCTCACCCACCTGGACCTCGGCTGGACCGGCGTCCGCGACCTGACCGGCCTGCGTGACGTTCCCGCGGTGACCCGCCTGGACCTGCGCAGTTGCGGCCGTCTGCGCGATCTGACGGGTATCGACGCGATGCCCGGCCTGACGGAGCTGATCCTGCGGGACTGCCCCGGCCTGGAGACCCTCAGAGGGCTCGGCGCGCACCCCCTCCTGCAGGAGCTGGAGATCAGGAACTGCTCCCGGCTGGCGGACCTGAGCGGGATGTCCGCGCTCGCCCGGCCGGAGAAGCTGACCGTCGAAGGATGTGAACAGCTCACCTCCCTGCACGGCATCGACACACTCGGCTCCCTGGAGTCGGTACAGCTCGCCGACTGCCCCGCCCTGCGGGACTTCTCCGCGCTCACGCGGCTGCCGTCGCTGCGCGAACTCGTCCTGCGAGGGCTCGGGCAGCTCCGTGACCTCACGCCGTTCGCAGCCGTGCCCGGCCTCCTGTCCCTGCACGTGGACCGGTGCGACGGCCTGGTCACCCTGGAGGGCCTCGAACGCCAGGACCACCTGGCCGTACTGGACGTCTCCCACTGCCGGAGCCTGCGCCGGCCCGGTCCTCCCGGTGACCTGCCCGCCCTGAGCAAGGTGCGCATACAGCACTCCCCCTCGCTGACCGGCCTCGACGGTTTCGGCGAACTGCCCGCGCTGCGCCATCTCTTCGTCTCGTACTGCCCGGTGTTCGTGGACCCCGGCGGCCTGGCCGGTGCCCCGGTGGACGAGCTGTGGTTCCGCAACATGCCGAACCTGGGCTCGCTGCACGCCCTGGAGGGCTGTCCCGGGCTGCGGAAGCTGATGCTCGAACACTGCCCGCGCGTGGAGGACGTCCCGGCCGGGCCGGTCACCGAACTGCACATCAGCCACGAGATGGACTGGCGGGACCTCTCCCGCCTGGCCGGTCACGAGAACCTCCGCGTCCTGTATGTCACCATGGACGAGCTGAAGGACCTGAGCGCTCTGCGCTCTCTGCCCGACCTGGTCGGCGTCGAACTGGACGGCTGCCACTCCCTGGCCGACGACGATCTGCGCCCGCTCCTCGACATGCCGTCGCTGGAGAAGATCGGGCTGCCTCTCCAGGTCCTGAGGGCCGTGTGGGGAGGAGAGCCCAGTCCCGTGTACGACGAACTGGCCGAACG